The genomic DNA TATGCAAGCACAACAAGGATAATCCAAGTCTCACTCAAAAGCAATTGCAAGAATGGGTTCATATATAGTAACTATGGTTTGCAAGTGAGTCAAGCGACAATATCGAATATAGTTAAGCGGTCATTAGAGTATCTCTCACTTGCTCCCGAAAGAGGCGATGTTAAACGACACAAACTGGCAAAATTTCCTAACCTAGAAAAATCTCTCTATGAACGGATTCTTCAATATCAAGAACATGTGAATATGACAGGTGAACTAATCATCGAGAATGCGAAAAAGTTCATGAAAGATATGTATCCAGTGGATGCTCCAGACTTTACTTTTTCTATTGGTTGACTTGGAAAATTCAAAGCAAGATATGGAATTAAAAATTTCCGGTGTTTCAGAGAGAGTGGATCTGTTGAAAGGGAGGGCATGGAGGACAAATTAAAATCCATAAGAGACAAAGTTCGCAATGCAATGGATGTCGAAGATGTTCTGACTTACCCAGAAGAAAATGTAGTTGCACAGTTGTTGACtgatgaaaaaattattgaaaacgTTATTGGAATTAATAAAGATGATATCGATGAAGAAGTTGATGAAAGTTCTACAATGGAGCCCCCTTCGCGAAACGTATCTATTAAAGCGGCAatcacattgaacaatttcttgttgAGCTATGAGAAAATAACACCAGAAGTTCTTACCATGTTAAGGAAAATTTGAGACGACATTCAAGGGgaaattgatttcaacaaaaaacaaaagacaattgagtcatttttcaagaaaccttcataaatcattcatgtaatatgctatatataagaaattattaatttatattttatatggggtctaaataaattatcaaaaatgtattatcttataattttagcgaattattaatttagcaccCTATCCCCGAGTCGGGACCggccaaaaatattatcttagagagtttattaaataattgagtattaatttatcgagtttCTACTGTATAGAGTTGATAACTCCAAATTAGCGACAATTGAATTTTCATGTAATATCATTAGCGACAATTGTATCTTTCAAAGCATAACAAACTTCGCTAAAATTTTTGGGTATCAAAAACTCGAACATAACATAATTACAAATAAAGCAGACGTACTTCATAATCCATTTTTCTTGATAACATAAATGGGAGCCGAGCCAATATGACTGTCGTCAAAACTAGTAAcgagaaaaaaaaaacgaaaattAAAGATAACATGAATTAAAGAGAAATTTAGAACCAAAATCTAGCTACAAAACTCATTCTCCTCATTGTCCAGGTCCAGCGGCACAATTTTCTTACAACTAGGGCAACGAGGATCGGCCTTAGGGAACATGACACAAATGGAGCACATTGGGCACAATATGACTGCAATCTTTGCGGTAGTAAGCGCAGGGCTGTACCTAGTTGGACTCACTTTCTCCTCGGACAAAATGCTTGATTGTAGAGCAGACTCCGTTATAGATATAATTGATGGCTCCTCTTTGTTGAGAATCAACTCAACATGAAAGTTGCGACTGTTATTGttattcatttgaaattatACCCAAAAcacacattaattaatattataaaaaagattatttatatgtttagaTGTGTTATGCTCAGTTAAACGTATGAATTAGTAATAGTTCATTTAAACGTACTATTCAAAATTAGTTCAACCTCTATTAGTAAGCATAGTTAACTTTTCtttaatctaatatttattaattaaatattcatttttttctctggttattttttattaattaattaatttatctatttttcttttaatatgttcttatacttatatatttgattattttaaatctatttcttttaactatttttttattatatattattaatatagatattttaaaattatttaacctTTTTAGggactaatattttaatattataatgtataaaataatttaatgtttactgtaatatttacttctattaaaaattataaatcttccatcaaatattaaataaaagaattattaattttattttttttatattaaaaaaaactttaaaaaacattacagtaaaacaaaatttacaaataaattattaaatatttttcacaaaaataGAAGTCCTATTGCAATAAAACAAACCCATGACAAAATATTACAGTAGAACTGATtgaggaaagaaaataaaaagaaggaagataaatataatcgataaaaaaaagaaataaagagataaaataaatatttaattaataaaaaaaataattgttcacTATAAGAGTCTACATcatctaatttttaataatatttacgtTTAAGTGAACTTTATTTCATAGGTCTAATTGATCTACTGTCATAAAAAGTATATAGgtcaaaatgagttttttttttcttatatttatatatatcattaaaattaaaaaacttttcataaaaaagaaaaacaagataGAGGTTGAGCTAACCTTGATTTGATTAAGTTGGTGAAGGGTTATGTTTTTATCTCCAAATatgtttacatatttataggagGGTTCAATTGGAATGGGATGTGATTGCTTTTAAAAATATGGAAAGTTAACACACTGATCAAATCtacaatcaaattaatattatttaatttattttctaataaccCAGCCAGATTATAAAAATGATCCCTCTGCTCAGCAAAGACAAAGAAGGCAGATAAGTTTTAGACAATAAATCAACCTCCATCAacattacaattaaaaaaaataagtttttagaAAATCATGTACATAGGTTCTATACACAATTTTGGTTTTTCCAAAAGTTTCAATAATATAGTGTTCTCTAACTCACATAAAACTATCATTAACAATGTAATTCATGTTATTaacaaaaaattttttttttttgaacttCTTGCATTTAAGTTCATGCATTCTTCAATATTGTGTGATTATCCAATTTATTGATTTGAATTTGATcgtaaaatcatttataaattttcaaagacAAATTGAAACAATCAACTcgaaaaaatactcaattttaattttaaaattccaaaacatGGAATCTCTATTCTTGAGCTTTAGCTCAAGAATGAAGATCCAATAAGATGCTCAATTGTTTGTAAATGATGTTgagaacatttttaaataaatcccGAAACATTTAAGACATGTTTGtctaaaatttaaagtttttctaAAAAGCTTGGgatttgagtttgaaaatggcGAGAACACGGAGTTAGTTGAGTTTAAATGAATGGTTTTGATTCTAATCGACATAGAGAAGCTTTCTATAAGCTCAAAATTTGAACTAAGGTATCTCCACAAGAAATCTCATTTTTTAAAGCGTAAATGTTTTTACAGGAACgcataaatattattacataaatGTGTTCATGGTTTTagatgacatatatatatatatatatatatatatatatatatatatataatatataattatataaaataatttaaataattttttttaaaatatcttacaaataaattttaaaatattttgttttacaaattcatttaaatatattacaaaaaattaaatattttgttttataaatccatttaaatatatttacaaaataatttaaatatctttcaaaaataattaaaaatatgttgttatatgtatatatttaatatttaatatttaatatataattatataattatataaatttttaaataatttgtcaaaatatattttaatacattacaaacataatatttaatatataaatatatgcattatgaaataatttgtacaaattcatttgaatatatcacaattataaaatataattataatcattcataaaaattaatttaaatatcttaaatcatataatttattaatattattgtgaaCCGatccttaaataaaattatatcaattcataattattattttatatatatcaaaaataaaattatatgaattattatttaattatttaaatatattataaataaatttataaacgtCATTTATAAATTGGAGTCAAATGAATTTCACAACTTTATGTCAATCAGTTTTACATGGACAACTTTATGTAAAACGGTGTAGACCGTCTCTTCAACGGGTCATGTAAAACGGAGtgaagcgaaggaagcttcactcatttccgcttctgctgaacccggaatgaaaTACTGGTTCTGagttttctctcttcttttcaacccagttttcatttattaatataataatgtgttAAGTTTTGATTGGTCTGTAACAGGGGAACACCCCATTCTGTAACAGAAGATCTAATATGTCCCTTTTGATAGAGAAATTCCAACCTAACTTGATTTTCGACTGAGAAAACTAGCAAGATCCTCCTTCTAACCAAGAAATTTCGACCCGCCCTGGTTTTCGATAAAGAAAATTAGCCAGACCCTCTTT from Impatiens glandulifera chromosome 9, dImpGla2.1, whole genome shotgun sequence includes the following:
- the LOC124916051 gene encoding uncharacterized protein LOC124916051, giving the protein MTGELIIENAKKFMKDIESGSVEREGMEDKLKSIRDKVRNAMDVEDVLTYPEENVVAQLLTDEKIIENVIGINKDDIDEEVDESSTMEPPSRNVSIKAAITLNNFLLSYEKITPEVLTMLRKI